From the genome of Solidesulfovibrio carbinolicus, one region includes:
- a CDS encoding glycosyltransferase family 1 protein: MKKRTIIVSGLAATYPLGGVAWDYIQYLHGFYRLGHDVYYLEDTGGWAYDPFNVTFVDDLTYHTKYLGDYLAALDPGLAKRFCVIGPDDRHWGMSAEELEAVVARADVFFNISTTCQLRKNYAKIPVKVLIDSDPLYTQSSFPQFLDGTATDEEKRNIENMRRHDVFFSFGENVGQDFCTVPKGVIDWIPTRQPIVLSCWGDAPASPARQTFTTVLSWQPAQKGPLVGGVQYGGKNLEFEKMLDLPQKTTAELELALGGGKPPRELLEEKGWKLRDGFSMSQTPWVYRDYIWDSYAEFSTAKNAYVATQSGWFSCRTACYLASGRPAVVQDTGYSRFMDVGEGVLAFANEAQALAGIEAVRADWDRHSAAAKAFAARYFDSDVVLAKLLADALA; this comes from the coding sequence ATGAAAAAACGCACCATCATCGTTTCCGGCCTGGCCGCCACCTATCCGCTGGGCGGCGTGGCCTGGGACTACATCCAGTACCTCCACGGCTTTTACCGCCTGGGCCACGACGTCTACTACCTCGAAGACACCGGCGGCTGGGCCTATGACCCCTTCAACGTCACCTTTGTCGATGACCTGACCTACCACACCAAGTACCTGGGCGATTATCTGGCCGCCCTGGACCCGGGGCTGGCCAAGCGCTTTTGCGTCATCGGCCCGGATGACCGGCATTGGGGCATGTCCGCCGAGGAGCTTGAGGCCGTGGTCGCTCGTGCCGACGTCTTTTTCAACATCTCGACCACCTGCCAATTGCGCAAGAACTACGCCAAAATCCCGGTCAAGGTGCTCATCGACTCCGACCCGCTCTACACCCAGTCGAGCTTCCCGCAGTTTTTGGACGGCACGGCCACGGACGAGGAAAAGCGCAACATCGAAAACATGCGCCGCCACGACGTGTTTTTTTCCTTTGGCGAAAACGTCGGCCAGGACTTCTGCACCGTGCCCAAGGGGGTCATCGACTGGATTCCCACCCGCCAGCCCATCGTGCTGTCCTGTTGGGGCGACGCCCCGGCCAGTCCCGCCCGGCAGACGTTTACCACCGTGCTCTCCTGGCAGCCGGCCCAGAAAGGGCCACTGGTGGGCGGCGTGCAGTACGGCGGCAAGAACCTGGAATTTGAAAAAATGCTCGACCTGCCCCAGAAGACCACGGCCGAGCTGGAGCTGGCCCTTGGCGGCGGCAAGCCGCCCCGTGAACTGCTGGAGGAAAAAGGCTGGAAGCTGCGTGACGGCTTTTCCATGTCCCAAACGCCCTGGGTCTACCGCGACTACATCTGGGACAGCTACGCCGAGTTCTCCACGGCCAAAAACGCCTACGTGGCCACCCAAAGCGGCTGGTTTTCCTGCCGCACCGCCTGCTACCTGGCCTCGGGCCGGCCGGCCGTGGTCCAGGACACCGGCTACTCCCGCTTCATGGACGTAGGCGAGGGCGTGCTGGCCTTTGCCAACGAAGCCCAAGCCCTGGCCGGCATCGAGGCCGTGCGCGCCGACTGGGACCGCCACAGCGCCGCCGCCAAGGCGTTTGCCGCGCGCTACTTCGACTCCGACGTGGTGTTGGCCAAGCTTTTGGCCGATGCCTTGGCCTAG
- a CDS encoding late competence development ComFB family protein, translating into MDFAALGLDFHSIRNGNEERVINFIPMVLEEFPEFVATRTDIEDLYALTLNKLPARYRQAVSLVINEPVSDALIRDRMREAVRTIMARPNY; encoded by the coding sequence ATGGACTTTGCAGCGCTGGGACTCGATTTCCACTCCATCCGCAACGGCAACGAAGAGCGCGTGATCAACTTCATCCCCATGGTGCTCGAGGAATTCCCGGAATTCGTCGCCACGCGCACCGACATCGAGGATCTCTACGCGCTGACGCTCAACAAGCTGCCGGCCCGCTACCGGCAGGCCGTCAGTCTGGTCATCAACGAACCGGTCAGCGACGCGCTGATCCGCGACCGGATGCGCGAAGCCGTCCGCACCATCATGGCGCGGCCGAATTATTGA
- a CDS encoding sigma-54-dependent transcriptional regulator — protein sequence MSAPTGPGVILLVDDDVHILASYEKTLRYGGMPPTIPCPDPEAAAELLVKNNVRLVLLDLCMPGLGGEEVLAALRARRPDVPVIVVTGESAVESAVRLMRLGATDYLVKPVDRRRLLDAVERGLGQCPLPTATPRGGDDGVRMIGRSAGMQEVFGVIAAVAPSREPVLITGETGVGKELAARAVHAASGLTGPFVAVNAAGLDDALFADTLFGHVKAAYTGAGAARAGLIEKAAGGSLFLDEIGDLGQASQVKLLRLLQEKEYYALGSDTVKRSQARIIVATNRDLDALLDPGRFRLDLFYRLRTHHIHLPPLRDRAGDLPELVSHFIARAAGNLGRAPCQPPPGLLNRLAACPFPGNLRELEAMIHDALARSRGGELTLAAFDHWLRRAAPQTPPAADPSPPPSLPRSPGKSPIPTLKEAEEALIAEALRRADGNQAQAAAFLGITRQALNRRLRTGEGTGGGSGVSGSGGAGR from the coding sequence GTGAGCGCCCCGACCGGCCCCGGCGTCATCCTGCTGGTGGACGACGACGTCCATATCCTGGCCAGCTACGAAAAGACCCTGCGCTACGGCGGGATGCCGCCCACCATTCCCTGCCCGGACCCGGAAGCCGCCGCCGAACTGCTCGTCAAAAACAACGTCCGTCTGGTGCTGCTTGATCTGTGCATGCCCGGCCTTGGCGGCGAGGAGGTGCTGGCCGCCCTGCGGGCCAGGCGGCCCGATGTGCCGGTCATTGTCGTCACCGGCGAAAGCGCCGTGGAATCGGCCGTGCGTCTCATGCGCCTGGGGGCCACCGATTATCTGGTCAAACCCGTGGACCGCCGCCGGCTGCTGGACGCCGTGGAGCGCGGCCTTGGGCAATGCCCGCTGCCGACGGCCACGCCCCGGGGCGGCGACGACGGCGTGCGCATGATCGGCCGCTCGGCCGGGATGCAGGAAGTCTTCGGCGTCATCGCCGCCGTGGCCCCCTCGCGCGAGCCGGTGCTCATCACCGGCGAGACCGGCGTCGGCAAGGAGCTGGCCGCCCGGGCCGTCCACGCCGCCTCGGGCCTGACCGGCCCCTTTGTGGCGGTCAACGCCGCCGGCCTGGACGACGCGCTTTTCGCCGACACGCTTTTTGGCCACGTCAAGGCCGCCTACACCGGGGCCGGCGCGGCCCGGGCCGGGCTCATCGAAAAGGCGGCCGGCGGCAGCCTGTTCCTCGACGAAATCGGCGACCTCGGCCAGGCCTCCCAGGTCAAGCTCCTGCGTCTGCTCCAGGAAAAGGAATACTACGCCCTGGGGTCCGACACCGTGAAACGCAGCCAGGCCCGCATCATCGTGGCCACCAACCGCGACCTCGACGCGCTGCTCGACCCCGGCCGCTTTCGCCTGGATCTCTTCTACCGCCTGCGCACCCACCACATCCACCTGCCGCCCCTGCGCGACCGGGCCGGGGACCTGCCCGAACTGGTCAGCCATTTCATCGCCCGGGCCGCCGGCAACCTCGGCCGCGCACCGTGCCAACCGCCGCCCGGACTGCTCAACCGTCTGGCCGCTTGCCCCTTTCCCGGCAACCTCCGGGAACTCGAAGCCATGATCCACGACGCCCTGGCCCGGTCCCGAGGCGGCGAACTGACCCTGGCCGCTTTCGACCACTGGCTGCGCCGGGCCGCACCCCAGACCCCGCCCGCCGCCGACCCGTCGCCGCCGCCAAGTTTGCCGCGCTCGCCCGGCAAAAGCCCCATCCCCACCCTCAAGGAAGCCGAAGAGGCGCTTATCGCCGAAGCCCTGCGCCGGGCCGACGGCAACCAGGCCCAGGCCGCCGCCTTTTTGGGCATCACCCGCCAGGCCCTCAACCGCAGGCTGCGGACAGGGGAGGGGACCGGCGGCGGGAGCGGGGTGAGTGGGAGCGGTGGTGCGGGCAGGTAG
- a CDS encoding ABC transporter ATP-binding protein: MSMFRTLLRYLRPYRHLFVLGLCLVGMASAMELLKPWPLKLAIDQIIGHKPLDVFGWKPDLTAWTVSFQLICVVGLLVSVHFLVGFVQLCNNYLTIRMGQDMVQDLRCDLFDHLQRQSLLFHQKWPTGDLIYRIMGDTYAVQTLLMNGVFTTLTSSALLIGMLVVCLQMDAELTLYALCVIPFLFLAISRVSRKIGDLTTETHMKESQVYTTVERIFSSITLVQAFGREDEERRKFVAESQHSFDRKLSLYALQTVYGWLVSGITATGTALVLYIGVRHVLDGTLSTGELLVFISYLASLYTPLNSLSDTVAGIRASLARARRVMDVLAVNEAVPEKPDAPKLAVGRGEVVFSDVTFGYTPEKMVLNDVAFTCPGGSTVAIVGQTGAGKTSLVSLLLRFYDPQKGAIVIDGQDLRDVTLRSLRDNIAIVLQETQLFPMSVHDNIAYGKRQASREEVVQAATLANAHDFIIGLPDGYDTILGEKGANLSGGQRQRISIARALLKDAPLLILDEPTSALDAETEALIMEGLERLMQNRTTFVIAHRLSMMRRADMILVIKNQRIHEMGSYDELMAQNGEFARLHAIQMGKGKPEKLPPAPLVA; this comes from the coding sequence ATGAGCATGTTTCGCACCCTGCTTCGCTACCTGCGCCCCTACCGGCATCTGTTCGTGCTGGGGCTGTGCCTGGTCGGCATGGCCAGCGCCATGGAACTCCTCAAACCCTGGCCGCTCAAACTCGCCATCGACCAGATCATCGGCCACAAGCCCCTGGACGTCTTTGGCTGGAAACCGGATCTGACCGCCTGGACCGTGAGTTTTCAGCTCATCTGCGTGGTCGGCCTGCTGGTCAGCGTCCATTTTCTGGTCGGCTTTGTGCAGCTGTGCAACAACTACCTGACCATCCGCATGGGCCAGGACATGGTCCAGGACCTGCGCTGCGACCTGTTCGACCACTTGCAGCGCCAGTCCCTGCTCTTTCACCAGAAATGGCCCACCGGCGACCTCATCTACCGCATCATGGGCGACACCTACGCCGTCCAGACCTTGCTCATGAACGGCGTCTTCACCACGCTCACCAGCTCGGCCTTGCTCATCGGCATGTTGGTGGTGTGCCTGCAGATGGACGCGGAACTCACCCTCTACGCCCTGTGCGTCATACCGTTTCTCTTTCTGGCCATCTCCCGGGTCTCGCGCAAGATCGGCGACCTGACCACCGAGACGCACATGAAGGAGTCGCAAGTCTACACCACGGTGGAGCGCATCTTTTCCTCCATCACCCTGGTCCAGGCCTTTGGCCGCGAGGACGAGGAACGGCGCAAGTTCGTGGCCGAGTCCCAGCACTCCTTTGACCGCAAGCTGTCGCTCTACGCCTTGCAGACTGTCTACGGCTGGCTGGTCTCGGGCATCACGGCCACGGGCACGGCGCTGGTGCTCTACATCGGCGTGCGCCATGTCCTGGACGGCACGCTGTCCACCGGTGAACTGCTGGTCTTTATTTCCTATCTCGCCTCGCTCTACACGCCGCTCAACAGCTTAAGCGACACCGTGGCCGGCATCCGGGCGTCGCTGGCCCGTGCCCGGCGCGTCATGGACGTGTTGGCCGTCAACGAGGCCGTGCCGGAAAAGCCCGACGCCCCCAAGCTGGCCGTGGGCCGGGGCGAGGTCGTCTTTAGCGACGTGACCTTTGGCTATACCCCCGAAAAGATGGTCTTAAACGACGTGGCCTTCACCTGTCCCGGCGGCTCCACCGTGGCCATCGTGGGCCAGACCGGGGCCGGCAAGACCTCGCTGGTGAGCCTGCTGCTGCGTTTTTACGATCCCCAGAAAGGCGCCATCGTCATCGACGGCCAGGACCTGCGCGACGTGACCCTGCGCAGCCTGCGCGACAACATCGCCATCGTCCTGCAGGAAACCCAGCTTTTCCCCATGAGCGTCCACGACAACATCGCCTACGGCAAACGCCAGGCCAGCCGCGAGGAAGTCGTCCAGGCCGCCACCCTGGCCAATGCCCACGACTTCATCATCGGCCTGCCCGACGGCTACGACACCATCCTCGGCGAAAAAGGGGCCAACCTCTCGGGCGGCCAGCGCCAGCGCATCTCCATCGCCCGGGCGCTGTTAAAGGACGCGCCGCTTTTAATCCTCGACGAACCCACTTCGGCCCTGGACGCCGAGACCGAGGCGCTCATCATGGAAGGCCTGGAGCGGCTCATGCAAAATCGCACCACTTTTGTCATCGCCCACCGCCTGTCCATGATGCGCCGGGCCGATATGATTTTGGTGATCAAAAACCAGCGCATCCATGAGATGGGCTCCTATGACGAGCTCATGGCCCAAAACGGCGAATTCGCCCGGCTCCACGCCATCCAGATGGGCAAGGGCAAGCCCGAGAAGCTGCCGCCCGCGCCGCTGGTGGCCTAA
- the galE gene encoding UDP-glucose 4-epimerase GalE: MATNILVTGGAGYIGSHTCKALAAAGFTPITYDNMVYGHDWAVNWGPLVRGDILNRGELDEVFAEFKPAAVLHFAAFAYVGESVTDPEKYYRNNVAGSLSLLSAMRKAGCPHIVFSSTCATYGAPERVPLTEDHPTRPMSPYGTSKLMIEQMLKDFDAAYGMTYTALRYFNAAGADPDGQIGEDHDPETHLIPLVIAAALGRIPRVEVFGTDYPTPDGTAVRDYIHVADLADAHILAVKRLLDGGKSAVYNLGTGTGNSVREVIRTVEEVSGKSVPMVEGPRRAGDSPGLYADSGAIIRELGWNPRYGALRDIVATAWRWHEQGLPSKRHCNLRKSG, translated from the coding sequence ATGGCCACCAACATTCTGGTCACCGGCGGCGCGGGCTACATCGGCTCCCATACCTGCAAGGCGTTGGCCGCGGCAGGATTCACGCCCATCACCTACGACAACATGGTCTACGGCCACGACTGGGCCGTGAACTGGGGGCCGCTGGTGCGCGGCGATATCCTCAACCGCGGCGAACTCGATGAAGTGTTCGCCGAATTCAAACCCGCCGCCGTGCTCCATTTCGCCGCCTTCGCCTATGTCGGCGAATCCGTGACCGACCCGGAAAAATACTACCGCAACAACGTGGCCGGCTCCCTGTCGCTGCTCTCGGCCATGCGCAAGGCCGGCTGTCCCCACATCGTCTTCTCCAGCACCTGCGCCACCTACGGCGCGCCCGAGCGCGTGCCCCTGACCGAGGACCACCCCACCCGGCCCATGAGCCCCTACGGCACGTCCAAGCTCATGATCGAACAGATGCTCAAGGATTTCGACGCCGCTTACGGCATGACCTACACCGCCCTGCGCTACTTCAACGCCGCCGGGGCCGATCCGGACGGCCAGATCGGCGAGGACCACGATCCCGAAACCCATCTGATTCCCCTGGTCATCGCCGCCGCCCTGGGCCGCATCCCCCGGGTGGAGGTCTTCGGCACGGACTACCCGACCCCGGACGGCACGGCCGTTCGCGACTACATCCATGTCGCCGATCTGGCCGACGCCCACATCCTGGCCGTCAAACGGCTCCTGGACGGCGGCAAAAGCGCCGTCTACAACCTGGGCACCGGCACGGGCAACTCCGTGCGCGAAGTGATCCGCACCGTGGAAGAGGTCTCGGGCAAGTCCGTGCCCATGGTCGAAGGCCCCCGCCGGGCCGGCGACTCGCCGGGCCTTTACGCCGACTCCGGAGCCATCATCCGGGAACTGGGCTGGAACCCGCGCTACGGCGCTCTGCGCGACATCGTGGCCACGGCCTGGCGCTGGCACGAACAGGGGCTGCCGTCCAAAAGGCATTGCAATCTGCGCAAGTCCGGGTAA